A genomic window from Colletotrichum destructivum chromosome 7, complete sequence includes:
- a CDS encoding Putative AAA+ ATPase domain, ABC-2 type transporter, transmembrane domain, ABC transporter: MAFLRQTWTLTVKNWKIILRHAVAAVFIAFILPLALTTFFSFAKNLFVPPAVYGISDPRTVRSLPDALDAAAGSGRETVVFVNNGFSGGDIDSVIDVLANSVESAGKTALRRSSVTDLGIDCPTNLRGVSQCYGAVVFQASPSEGPGDYWNYTLRSDGALRSIVVDVDSDRNDAQIYLLPLQRAVDVAIASIQSASSSASASSPIEQGPLPEAVNEYPFTSITQEERAVRIRINYQSAITNWMGVAFMTSVLFVTYHLTGFIATERESGMIRLVDAMMPVKRTWHAQAARIISYHISFSLIYIPGWVIGSLVLRAGVFARTGVGIVLIYHLLSGIAMVSLSILASSLFKKAQISGIAAVLAIILLGILAQSISYPSTATVGVLGFLFTPCNYVYFITYMARWEREDLPTNLAKVAPDSPWQLSGIILWVFLIVQIFAYPLVGALVESCLHGTTTKGRKIVFNSSESQGGEARPDNDDAAVRLQGFTKVYSPSRVRRLFSFISHPRDPVRAVDNLTLDVRRGQILCLLGANGSGKSTTLDSIAGTSKLTSGTITIDGTGGLGIAPQKNVMWDDLTVEQHIEIFNRLKSPGQAASKQEIRDLIRSVDLELKRKAMSKTLSGGQKRKLQLGMMLTGGSAVCCVDEVSSGIDPLSRRKLWDILLAERGRRTIILTTHFLDEADLLADHIAVLSKGTLRADGSSVELKDRLGGGYRVHVHKDTGIKNAPDVDGVQKKISFDLISYISPSSTLAAQVIRTLEASGIREYRFSGPTIEDVFLQLAEEIRGESGDVMADSGSDLHEKRAISAASAEALPAGVVPRGGLQLLDGKQTGFMTQAIVLFRKRITILKTNWIPYLAAFALPVAAAGLVTLFIQDQEKGGCAPSEERSLDQAEGISLTEFAWKLVLGPTSRFDLNTAASVLLPVFNIAAGGSGSEVAALILTENATFAESFQAFQDTIFDRRLETLPGGIWLGDESTVPTIAYMANYNGLINPLLTQNIFNMLLSNVTVMMSWAPFATPFASSDGDGLQFIVYSGIALACYPGFFALYPSLERRQGVRGLQYSNGVRVLPLWSSYLAFDSLIVLASTALVTILWAALSSIWYHIGFIFVVFLLYGLTAILLAYVISLVCKTALSTYAWVAAGQAVMFLVYLIAYMCTVTFSPVPRIDDNILVVHFVISAVAPIGSVVRAMFLALNLFSTACDGRQLASNPGGILQYGGPILYLLLQSLGLFGVLLWADSGSVGSSVRQLWQRRYQEESEDAEVSDEEVANEVARVTTQSGDDGLRVMHLTKTFGKNTAVDNVSFGIQRSQVFALLGPNGAGKSTTISLIRGDIKPSRNGGDILIEDKSVIHDLPAARANLGVCPQHDAMDLMTVREHLEFYARVRGIPDIDHNVNAVIHAVGLQAFSTRMAHALSGGNKRKLSLGIALMGNPKVLILDEPSSGLDAAAKRIMWKTLAATVKGRSLLLTTHSMEEADALASRAGILARRMLAVGTTDDLRHRFGDALHVHLISKTAPHTTPEETEHLRQWVTATFPGADVEEKTYHGQMRFSIPGKDVLGVFGGDKLQDITPADNISSSAVGQLAVMLEEQRENLGINHFSVSPTTLDQVFLAIVGKHNVQEEGYKAPNKKPWWRFGV, encoded by the coding sequence ATGGCGTTTCTACGCCAGACGTGGACGCTTACCGTGAAGAACTGGAAGATCATCCTTCGTCacgccgtcgctgctgtcttcatcgccttcatcCTGCCCTTGGCTCTGACGACCTTCTTCAGCTTTGCAAAGAACCTATTCGTGCCGCCGGCCGTTTACGGCATCTCAGACCCGAGAACAGTTCGATCCCTCCCGGATGCCCTCGACGCTGCTGCAGGTTCCGGTAGGGAGACCGTCGTCTTTGTGAACAACGGCTTTTCCGGAGGCGACATTGACAGCGTCATCGACGTCCTGGCAAACTCTGTCGAGAGCGCCGGCAAGACGGCTCTCCGCCGCTCATCCGTTACCGATCTTGGTATTGATTGCCCTACCAACCTTCGCGGTGTCTCCCAGTGTTACGGAGCCGTTGTGTTTCAGGCCTCTCCGTCGGAGGGTCCAGGCGATTACTGGAACTACACCCTCCGCAGTGACGGAGCGCTGCGTAGTAtcgttgttgatgtcgattCCGACCGAAATGATGCCCAGATCTATTTGTTGCCGCTGCAGAgggccgtcgacgtcgccatcgcGTCCATTCAGTCtgcttcatcgtcggcgtccgcATCATCGCCCATAGAACAGGGCCCCCTCCCAGAGGCCGTCAACGAATACCCCTTCACGTCCATCACCCAGGAAGAGCGTGCCGTAAGGATCCGCATCAACTATCAGAGCGCCATCACGAACTGGATGGGCGTGGCGTTCATGACTAGTGTTCTTTTTGTCACATACCACCTCACCGGGTTTATCGCCACTGAGCGCGAGAGCGGCATGATTCGTCTGGTGGATGCAATGATGCCTGTCAAACGCACATGGCACGCACAGGCTGCTCGTATCATCTCATACCACATCTCGTTCAGTCTCATCTACATCCCCGGCTGGGTTATCGGATCATTGGTGTTACGCGCTGGTGTTTTCGCCCGAACCGGCGTTGGGATCGTATTGATATACCATCTACTCAGCGGGATAGCCATGGTGTCCCTCTCCATTCTGGCCTCGTCGCTCTTCAAGAAGGCTCAGATCAGTGGCATTGCCGCCGTACTCGCCATCATACTCCTCGGAATTCTTGCACAGTCCATCTCCTACCCAAGCACTGCCACTGTAGGCGTGCTTGGTTTTCTGTTTACGCCTTGCAACTATGTCTACTTCATCACTTACATGGCGAGATGGGAGCGAGAGGATTTGCCAACTAATCTGGCCAAGGTTGCCCCAGACAGTCCATGGCAACTTTCCGGCATCATTCTCTGGGTATTCCTGATTGTCCAGATTTTTGCCTACCCTTTGGTCGGAGCTTTGGTTGAGTCTTGTCTTCATGGCACTACTACCAAAGGCAGGAAAATAGTCTTCAACTCGAGCGAGTCCCAGGGTGGCGAGGCCCGTCCagacaacgacgacgccgctgTGCGCTTGCAAGGTTTCACCAAAGTTTACAGCCCCTCGCGAGTCCGCCGTCTTTTTTCCTTCATCTCGCACCCTCGCGATCCCGTTCGCGCCGTCGACAATCTGACTTTGGACGTTCGTAGAGGACAGATCCTGTGTCTATTGGGCGCAAATGGCTCTGGGAAGTCTACAACGCTAGATTCGATTGCTGGGACAAGCAAACTTACGAGCGGTACCATCACCATTGACGGCACTGGCGGTCTCGGAATTGCGCCCCAGAAGAACGTTATGTGGGACGACTTGACGGTTGAACAACACATCGAGATTTTCAACAGGCTCAAGAGCCCGGGACAAGCTGCTTCTAAGCAGGAGATTCGTGACCTCATTAGGTCTGTTGACTTGGAGCTAAAAAGAAAGGCCATGTCGAAAACGCTGTCGGGAGGCCAAAAACGCAAGCTACAGTTGGGTATGATGCTCACAGGAGGAAGCGCCGTCTGCTGCGTTGATGAAGTCAGCAGTGGCATCGATCCTCTCTCTCGACGCAAACTCTGGGACATCCTCCTGGccgaaagaggaagaagaaccaTAATCCTAACGACGCATTTTCTGGACGAAGCCGATCTCCTTGCTGATCACATCGCCGTGCTGTCTAAGGGCACTCTCCGTGCCGACGGCTCCTCGGTCGAGCTGAAAGACCGCCTCGGTGGTgggtacagagtacacgTGCACAAAGACACGGGAATCAAGAACGCTCCGGATGTGGATGGGGTTCAGAAGAAGATTTCATTTGATCTCATTAGCTACAtttcgccgtcttcgacacTTGCTGCTCAGGTAATCCGCACTCTCGAGGCATCTGGAATTCGCGAATATCGGTTTTCGGGACCGACCATTGAGGATGTGTTTTTACAGTTGGCCGAAGAAATCCGCGGAGAATCCGGCGACGTCATGGCCGACTCTGGATCGGACCTACATGAAAAGAGAGCGATCTCGGCCGCATCGGCCGAAGCCCTTCCCGCTGGCGTTGTGCCCCGTGGTGGGCTGCAGCTGCTTGATGGCAAGCAAACCGGCTTTATGACACAGGCAATCGTCCTCTTCCGGAAGCGAATCACCATTCTGAAGACCAACTGGATTCCATACCTAGCCGCATTTGCTCTGCCCGTGGCAGCTGCTGGTCTCGTCACCCTATTCATCCAAGATCAAGAGAAAGGCGGGTGTGCGCCTTCCGAAGAGCGTTCGCTCGATCAGGCAGAAGGGATCAGTCTCACAGAGTTCGCCTGGAAACTTGTGCTTGGCCCGACCTCGAGATTCGATCTCAACACTGCCGCTAGCGTCCTTCTCCCTGTGttcaacatcgccgccggtggctccggctccgaggTCGCAGCGCTGATTCTCACAGAGAACGCTACCTTTGCAGAGAGTTTCCAGGCCTTCCAAGACACCATCTTCGACCGACGGCTAGAGACTTTGCCAGGCGGTATCTGGCTAGGCGATGAGTCGACGGTACCAACCATCGCATACATGGCCAACTACAATGGTCTCATCAACCCGCTGCTCACCCAAAACATCTTTAACATGCTCCTGAGCAATGTCACAGTAATGATGTCCTGGGCGCCTTTCGCTACGCCCTTTGCTAGTTCGGATGGAGACGGCCTGCAGTTCATCGTTTACAGCGGCATTGCCCTTGCATGCTACCCAGGGTTCTTCGCACTATACCCCAGCCTCGAGCGCCGGCAAGGGGTGCGCGGGCTCCAGTACAGCAACGGTGTCCGTGTTTTGCCACTATGGTCGTCTTATCTCGCTTTCGATTCTCTGATTGTACTTGCGTCCACGGCTCTTGTCACCATCCTCTGGGCCGCCCTGTCATCCATCTGGTATCATATtggcttcatcttcgtcgtgTTCTTGCTCTACGGGCTGACTGCGATCCTGCTGGCGTACGTAATATCACTCGTCTGCAAGACAGCGTTGTCCACGTATGCCTGGGTCGCGGCCGGACAAGCAGTCATGTTCCTGGTCTATCTGATCGCATATATGTGCACCGTAACGTTCTCGCCCGTTCCGCGCATCGACGACAACATCCTTGTAGTTCACTTCGTCATCTCGGCTGTCGCACCTATTGGTTCAGTTGTGCGCGCCATGTTCCTGGCCTTGAACCTCTTCTCGACGGCTTGCGATGGGCGTCAGCTCGCATCGAACCCGGGTGGCATTCTCCAATATGGGGGTCCTATCCTGTACCTGCTCCTGCAGTCTCTCGGCTTGTTTGGCGTTCTACTGTGGGCTGACAGTGGCTCCGTTGGATCTTCAGTCCGGCAACTTTGGCAGCGGCGTTACCAAGAAGAATCGGAGGACGCAGAGGTGTCTGATGAGGAAGTCGCTAACGAGGTGGCAAGAGTCACTACACagagcggcgacgacggcttGCGGGTTATGCATCTGACCAAAACATTCGGGAAGAACACGGCCGTCGATAATGTGAGCTTTGGGATTCAAAGGTCTCAGGTGTTTGCGCTTCTCGGGCCCAATGGAGCTGGCAAGTCGACTACCATTTCTCTCATCCGCGGTGACATCAAGCCCAGTcggaacggcggcgacattCTCATCGAGGACAAGTCCGTCATCCATGATCTGCCCGCTGCCCGAGCAAATCTTGGCGTGTGTCCCCAGCACGACGCGATGGATCTGATGACGGTTCGCGAGCACCTCGAGTTTTACGCTCGTGTCCGTGGAATTCCTGATATTGACCACAACGTCAACGCCGTGATTCACGCGGTCGGTTTGCAGGCGTTCTCGACCCGAATGGCGCATGCTCTCTCCGGGGGTAACAAGCGTAAACTGAGTCTCGGCATTGCTTTGATGGGCAATCCAAAGGTTCTTATCCTCGATGAGCCGTCTTCGGGCCTGGACGCGGCCGCCAAGCGAATCATGTGGAAGACGTTGGCCGCCACGGTCAAGGGCCGATCCCTCTTGCTGACGACGCACAGTATGGAAGAGGCTGACGCCCTCGCAAGTCGCGCCGGTATCCTTGCCCGGCGCATGCTTGCTGTCGGCACTACGGATGACCTCCGTCACCGTTTCGGCGACGCCCTTCATGTTCATCTGATAAGCAAGACAGCCCCCCATACGACCCCCGAAGAAACCGAACATCTCCGCCAATGGGTCACGGCCACTTTTCCCGGAGCTGATGTAGAAGAGAAGACATACCACGGCCAGATGCGCTTTTCCATACCTGGAAAGGACGTTCTCGGGGTTTTTGGTGGCGACAAGCTCCAGGATATTACACCAGCAGACAATATCTCATCCAGTGCGGTTGGCCAGCTGGCTGTGATGTTGGAGGAGCAGAGGGAGAATCTGGGCATAAATCATTTCAGCGTTTCGCCGACGACCCTGGATCAGGTCTTCCTCGCCATTGTCGGGAAGCACAACGTCCAAGAGGAGGGATATAAGGCCCCCAACAAGAAGCCCTGGTGGCGATTCGGCGTATGA
- a CDS encoding Putative SET domain-containing protein, protein MAQPKNWPTRLPYLSAPAHSRLLTPAQRQAVSQKPADLPDIPAQATILPSPLVKITPITDARHPAKGQSGLFAARHLKPGTFVLPYLGTVHPEMASQSDYDLWLDREAEIAVDADKSGNEARFVNDYRGAADRPNAEFREVWCQKFRQRCMAVWVLPEGKNGRGKGGIGKGEEILISYGKGFWGGRKNYQS, encoded by the coding sequence ATGGCCCAACCTAAGAACTGGCCGACCCGGCTTCCGTACCTCTCAGCGCCGGCACACTCTCGGCTCCTTACCCCGGCTCAACGGCAAGCCGTCAGCCAGAAGCCGGCAGACCTACCCGACATCCCAGCGCAAGCCACAATCCTCCCGAGCCCGCTGGTCAAGATCACGCCTATCACGGATGCCAGGCACCCGGCCAAGGGCCAGAGCGGGCTCTTTGCGGCGCGGCATCTCAAACCGGGAACGTTTGTCTTGCCGTACCTGGGCACCGTGCATCCGGAGATGGCGTCCCAGTCGGACTACGACCTGTGGCTGGACCGGGAGGCTGAGATCGCGGTGGACGCTGACAAAAGCGGCAACGAGGCGCGGTTTGTGAATGACTATCGGGGGGCTGCGGACAGACCCAACGCCGAGTTCCGCGAGGTCTGGTGTCAGAAGTTCCGGCAGCGATGCATGGCGGTTTGGGTACTACCCGAGGGGAAGAACGGACGTGGGAAGGGAGGCATTGGGAAGGGTGAGGAGATTCTGATAAGCTATGGCAAGGGGTTTTGGGGGGGACGAAAGAACTACCAGAGTTGA